Proteins encoded by one window of Vitis vinifera cultivar Pinot Noir 40024 chromosome 10, ASM3070453v1:
- the LOC109123288 gene encoding UDP-glycosyltransferase 83A1-like yields the protein MAKKLEELIEETNGADDEKITCVVVDQGMGSALEIAAKMGIHQASFCHMVITKMALLLSIPNLINDGIISNEDIIPIGPLLASNRLGNSIGNFWPEDPTCLKWLDQQPPCSIIYVVFGSLTIFNKQQFQELAMGLELSNRPFLWIVQSYSTDSRNDVYPKGFLERIGT from the exons ATGGCCAAGAAGCTGGAGGAGCTCATAGAAGAGACAAATGGAGCTGATGATGAGAAGATCACTTGTGTTGTTGTTGACCAGGGCATGGGAAGCGCCCTGGAAATTGCAGCCAAGATGGGGATTCATCAAGCTTCCTTCTGTCATATGGTCATCACAAAGATGGCCTTGCTACTAAGCATTCCCAACCTGATCAATGATGGAATCATAAGCAATGAAG ACATCATACCTATAGGCCCACTTTTGGCTAGCAATCGGCTTGGAAATTCAATAGGGAACTTTTGGCCAGAAGATCCAACTTGTTTGAAATGGCTGGATCAGCAGCCACCCTGCTCAATCATATATGTTGTCTTTGGCAGCCTCACAATCTTTAACAAGCAACAGTTCCAGGAGTTGGCAATGGGGCTTGAACTCTCCAACAGACCATTCTTATGGATTGTGCAATCATATAGTACTGACAGCAGAAATGACGTCTACCCGAAAGGATTTCTAGAGAGAATAGGCACTTGA
- the LOC100263209 gene encoding GDP-mannose transporter GONST3, translating into MSNDEENPKVRASQKGPENPSSSEIQATWYSGFLQQASIYGIAAGYCISASLLSIINKWAVMKFPYPGALTALQYFTSAAGVVICGWFKIIEHDPLDRSTMWRFLPAAVIFYLSLFTNSELLLHANVDTFIVFRSAVPIFVAIGETLYLKQPWPTMKTWLSLATIFGGSVLYVLTDYQLTFMAYSWALAYLISMSIDFVYIKHVVMTIGLNTWGLVLYNNLEALLLFPLELLIMGELKKIKHEISEESDWYSFQVVFPVGLSCMFGLAISFFGFSCRRAISATGFTVLGIVNKLLTVVINLIIWDKHSTFVGTVGLLICMVGGILYQQSASNKPKAATDVKVQESQEEQQKLLEMQSNEKSNDGNELINSQEGK; encoded by the coding sequence atGTCTAATGATGAGGAGAATCCCAAAGTTAGAGCATCCCAGAAAGGTCCAGAAAACCCTTCATCTAGTGAAATTCAAGCAACCTGGTATAGTGGCTTTCTCCAGCAAGCATCTATCTATGGCATAGCTGCTGGATACTGCATTTCAGCATCTTTACTCTCCATCATCAACAAATGGGCTGTGATGAAATTTCCATATCCTGGGGCCCTAACTGCTTTACAGTATTTCACAAGTGCAGCTGGGGTCGTCATTTGTGGTTGGTTCAAGATAATAGAGCATGATCCACTGGATCGTAGTACCATGTGGCGGTTCCTACCAGCAGCAGTGATATTCTATCTATCTCTTTTCACCAACAGTGAACTCCTCCTCCATGCCAATGTTGACACCTTCATTGTCTTCCGTTCAGCAGTCCCCATCTTTGTTGCAATTGGAGAGACCCTCTACTTGAAACAGCCATGGCCAACGATGAAAACGTGGCTTTCACTTGCCACCATCTTTGGTGGAAGTGTGCTTTATGTCCTCACTGATTACCAGTTGACATTCATGGCTTACAGCTGGGCTTTAGCTTACCTGATAAGCATGTCCATAGATTTTGTGTACATAAAGCATGTTGTCATGACCATTGGTTTAAATACCTGGGGTCTTGTACTGTACAACAATCTTGAGGCTCTCCTACTGTTTCCATTGGAATTGCTGATAATGGGAGAACTGAAGAAGATAAAGCATGAAATCTCTGAGGAATCAGATTGGTATTCTTTTCAGGTGGTTTTTCCGGTGGGGCTGTCATGTATGTTTGGTTTAGCTATCTCTTTCTTTGGGTTCTCTTGCCGAAGAGCAATTTCTGCAACAGGATTTACCGTTCTTGGAATTGTGAACAAGCTATTGACAGTTGTGATTAATCTCATTATTTGGGACAAGCATTCCACATTTGTGGGGACAGTTGGGCTTTTGATTTGTATGGTAGGTGGGATTTTGTATCAGCAGTCTGCAAGCAACAAGCCTAAGGCAGCAACGGACGTGAAAGTGCAAGAGAGTCAGGAAGAACAACAGAAGCTGCTTGAAATGCAAAGCAATGAAAAGAGCAATGATGGAAATGAACTGATCAATTCACAAGAGGGGAAATGA